In Synergistota bacterium, a single window of DNA contains:
- a CDS encoding RluA family pseudouridine synthase has protein sequence MIIIKVNLEEAGKRLDKFLAEKLLEFSRSFIKDLIEEGKVKVNEKKSEPSYKIKAGDEIKIEEFSPPQKELKPQDIALKTVYEDEDILIIDKPAGMAVHPAPGCEENTVVNALLNRYKDLPASSPERPGIIHRLDKDTSGLMIIAKSPLAYNKLSKDFAERKIDKKYLALLVGNLPIDEGVIDLPIGRDPFDRKKMKVTLGGREAITLFKVLKRYKNFTLVEVKIKTGRTHQIRVHFSYEGYPVAGDEIYGQGKISGLERQFLHAYYLSFNHPRTMKTLIFRSPLPKDLRDFLRSLVLPK, from the coding sequence ATGATAATAATTAAAGTTAACCTTGAAGAGGCGGGTAAACGATTAGACAAGTTTCTTGCAGAAAAGCTACTCGAGTTCTCCAGATCCTTTATAAAGGATCTCATAGAAGAGGGCAAGGTAAAAGTTAATGAAAAGAAAAGCGAACCAAGTTACAAGATAAAAGCCGGTGATGAAATTAAAATAGAGGAGTTTTCCCCTCCACAGAAGGAACTAAAGCCCCAAGACATAGCTCTAAAAACGGTTTATGAAGATGAGGATATACTGATCATAGACAAACCCGCTGGCATGGCAGTTCACCCAGCGCCAGGATGTGAAGAAAACACGGTAGTCAACGCATTACTCAACAGATACAAGGATTTACCAGCCTCTTCTCCAGAAAGGCCAGGTATAATCCATCGGCTTGATAAAGACACTTCGGGATTAATGATAATAGCTAAAAGCCCGTTAGCATATAATAAGCTCTCCAAAGACTTTGCTGAAAGGAAAATAGATAAAAAATATCTAGCCTTACTTGTCGGAAACCTACCTATTGATGAGGGTGTAATAGACCTACCCATAGGAAGGGATCCTTTTGATAGAAAAAAGATGAAAGTAACCCTTGGGGGAAGAGAAGCCATAACCTTATTCAAGGTTCTTAAAAGATACAAAAATTTCACTTTAGTGGAAGTTAAGATTAAAACAGGAAGAACCCACCAAATAAGAGTTCACTTCTCCTATGAAGGATATCCTGTTGCAGGGGACGAAATATATGGACAAGGAAAGATTTCTGGATTAGAAAGACAATTCTTACACGCATACTATCTATCCTTCAATCACCCTAGAACAATGAAAACCCTTATATTTAGGTCACCCTTACCTAAAGACCTTAGAGATTTTCTCCGCTCCTTGGTCTTACCCAAATAG
- a CDS encoding NFACT family protein yields MAFDSSLIYLLVKEAKSSLLGKVIKGVKGNREGFSFEVGKEEHFIFILHERSFSAFISKDPFVPSDEIESPFVLLLRKHLVGSTLVSIYQNEFDRVIILDFEVVYPGRLVERKRLFVEFIPKKLNAILVGEGRRVIGSWNKVSYEANFYLSPPSVGVNPLHLNEFNENAFKTRSYQGLSRNLISFLNSFPNVEIGWNEWLDRLQKGNYKPTLFLSPEGHPLDYWIFDYDMEGAIGRKYFNSLSELIESFLKEKAEVDLLREEEQRRAKEIEDRRRYLLKKRENLNKFLSRRDEVRRFEIIGEMIFTNLSSIPDKASRVNMVNPYTGEIEEVELDPSLTPAMNAQRYFKEASKLKRGIEKAEEELKKVEEELSKLEGVKTLSLSVERKKPSEVSSPFREFKYNGWTILVGKGSSSNEILTFKIASGEDVWLHVKGSPGSHVIIKNFSRSDVPQDVLEIAASLAAYYSKAKMNTKVPVDYTLVKYVKRHPSGKKGAVLIKNQKTIWVRPRSGENL; encoded by the coding sequence ATGGCCTTTGATAGTAGCTTAATTTATCTTCTTGTAAAAGAGGCGAAATCTTCTCTTTTGGGAAAAGTTATTAAAGGGGTAAAAGGAAATAGGGAAGGTTTTTCTTTCGAAGTTGGGAAAGAAGAGCATTTTATTTTCATTTTGCATGAAAGGAGTTTTTCTGCCTTCATTAGTAAAGACCCTTTTGTGCCTTCCGATGAGATAGAGTCTCCTTTCGTTTTGCTCTTGAGAAAACATCTTGTAGGGAGCACTTTAGTTAGTATATATCAGAATGAGTTTGATAGGGTCATTATCTTAGACTTTGAGGTAGTTTATCCTGGTAGACTTGTTGAAAGGAAGCGTTTATTTGTAGAGTTTATTCCAAAGAAGTTAAATGCTATTTTAGTTGGAGAAGGTAGAAGAGTAATAGGCAGTTGGAATAAAGTCTCATATGAGGCTAACTTTTATTTGTCTCCTCCTTCCGTGGGAGTAAATCCTCTTCATTTAAATGAGTTTAATGAAAATGCTTTTAAAACGAGATCTTATCAGGGGTTAAGCAGAAATCTTATAAGCTTCTTAAACTCTTTCCCTAATGTAGAGATAGGATGGAATGAATGGTTAGACAGATTACAGAAGGGAAACTATAAGCCAACCCTCTTTCTTTCCCCTGAAGGACATCCCCTTGATTATTGGATTTTTGACTACGATATGGAAGGGGCCATAGGTAGAAAATATTTTAATAGCCTTTCAGAGTTAATAGAGTCCTTTTTAAAAGAGAAGGCTGAGGTTGATCTTTTAAGGGAAGAGGAGCAAAGGAGAGCTAAGGAAATAGAAGATAGACGTAGATATCTTCTTAAGAAGAGAGAAAATCTAAATAAATTCTTATCGAGAAGGGATGAGGTAAGAAGGTTTGAGATTATCGGTGAAATGATATTTACTAATCTTTCATCTATACCTGACAAGGCTTCAAGAGTCAATATGGTTAATCCATATACGGGTGAAATTGAAGAAGTGGAACTTGATCCTTCTTTGACGCCTGCAATGAATGCTCAGAGGTACTTTAAAGAGGCTTCAAAGCTTAAAAGAGGGATAGAGAAGGCGGAGGAGGAACTTAAGAAGGTTGAGGAAGAGCTTTCTAAGCTCGAGGGGGTAAAAACACTAAGTTTATCGGTTGAAAGGAAGAAACCTTCTGAGGTAAGCAGCCCTTTTAGGGAGTTTAAATATAATGGCTGGACTATATTAGTTGGTAAGGGGAGCTCTTCAAATGAGATTTTAACCTTTAAGATAGCTTCGGGAGAGGATGTTTGGCTTCATGTTAAAGGCTCACCGGGTAGTCATGTTATAATAAAAAATTTCTCACGATCTGATGTTCCTCAAGATGTTTTAGAGATTGCTGCTTCTTTAGCTGCTTATTATAGTAAAGCTAAGATGAATACAAAAGTCCCTGTCGACTATACGTTGGTCAAGTATGTTAAAAGGCATCCTTCTGGTAAGAAAGGAGCTGTTTTAATTAAGAATCAAAAAACTATTTGGGTAAGACCAAGGAGCGGAGAAAATCTCTAA
- a CDS encoding diguanylate cyclase has translation MVSLLDSNELEKRKKELERISEIARTALIFATDKRYYIPLTPENYERCYKIVEKFKESNIPLTWENFIKEWGLNLGTSDKETVLAETSAKLYAVAEELANHAENLHGMGKDFDSTIEIFSDGVKEAVEKRDISSLVKGLLEEVVRARKKIDDLNKELEDSKRQIKDLKQELKKVQTEALTDRLTGALNRGSLETMVVLNIKKKKVEGTPFSVVIFDIDNFKEINDKYGHVFGDDVLRKVTEVVKSGLSNGDLLYRYGGDEFCILMPGRKLEDAFAVMERILSNVEKVLFPTSKGNQIRVTLSAGLAEASKKDTPRELLLRADEALYLAKSKGKGNIKTERDLKTSMIAKVVE, from the coding sequence ATGGTTTCTTTACTTGATAGTAATGAGTTGGAAAAAAGGAAAAAAGAACTGGAAAGAATAAGTGAGATTGCACGTACAGCTTTAATTTTTGCCACGGATAAAAGATACTATATTCCTTTAACCCCAGAGAATTATGAAAGGTGTTATAAAATAGTGGAAAAATTTAAGGAAAGTAATATTCCACTGACATGGGAGAACTTCATCAAGGAATGGGGACTTAACTTAGGGACAAGTGATAAAGAGACGGTCTTAGCTGAGACCTCGGCTAAGCTTTATGCTGTAGCTGAAGAGCTTGCCAATCATGCTGAAAACCTGCATGGGATGGGAAAAGATTTTGATTCTACGATTGAGATTTTTTCTGATGGGGTTAAAGAAGCTGTTGAGAAAAGAGATATATCTTCTTTAGTTAAGGGATTGCTTGAGGAGGTTGTAAGAGCTAGAAAGAAGATAGATGATCTCAACAAGGAGCTTGAGGATTCTAAGAGACAGATAAAGGATTTGAAACAAGAGCTTAAGAAAGTACAAACAGAAGCTTTGACTGATCGTTTAACTGGGGCTCTTAACAGAGGTAGTTTGGAGACAATGGTTGTTCTGAATATAAAGAAAAAGAAGGTAGAAGGTACCCCATTTAGTGTAGTTATATTTGACATAGATAATTTCAAGGAAATAAATGATAAATATGGGCATGTATTTGGTGATGACGTTTTAAGAAAGGTAACTGAAGTCGTTAAAAGCGGACTATCTAATGGAGATCTGCTTTATCGATATGGAGGAGATGAGTTCTGTATTCTTATGCCAGGTAGAAAGCTAGAGGATGCTTTTGCAGTTATGGAGAGAATCCTTTCAAATGTGGAGAAAGTTTTGTTCCCTACTAGTAAAGGGAATCAGATAAGGGTTACTTTAAGTGCTGGTTTAGCTGAGGCTAGCAAGAAAGATACGCCAAGAGAGCTTCTTTTAAGAGCTGATGAAGCCTTATATCTTGCAAAAAGCAAGGGTAAAGGAAATATAAAAACGGAAAGAGATTTGAAGACTTCTATGATTGCTAAGGTAGTTGAATAA
- a CDS encoding ADP-ribosylglycohydrolase family protein, whose protein sequence is MKDKFVGALLGLAVGDALGMPFEGWNSRDIRKKWDRKSFLSRAGLKAGQFTDDTMLAIAQAESIIDKGDIDPEDTAKKLVEWYKKGDTRGVGKVTKEAIEKLLKGISWRESGIGGDMAASNGGAVRVVPLALLYKDDFNKLKEKVKLAVEITHKNIEAIKGAQAIAYAIARASSGTLNPDTFLMEVADYVGNSEIANKLKKAHSYLQEDFPPMDALPLLGTSVYVVESVPSALYCFAFSPDSFLGSVVNAVMAGGDTDTIAALTGAISGAFNGAGAIPENWLNGLERRDYITSLGERLYELWERKKER, encoded by the coding sequence GTGAAAGATAAGTTTGTAGGAGCGCTTCTCGGGCTTGCTGTAGGTGATGCTCTGGGTATGCCCTTTGAAGGATGGAATTCGAGGGATATTAGGAAAAAATGGGATAGAAAGAGTTTTCTTTCACGCGCTGGTTTGAAAGCAGGGCAATTTACTGATGATACTATGCTTGCTATTGCTCAGGCGGAAAGCATTATAGATAAAGGAGATATAGATCCTGAAGACACAGCTAAAAAGCTTGTAGAATGGTATAAAAAAGGTGATACAAGAGGAGTAGGTAAGGTAACGAAGGAGGCTATAGAGAAACTCCTTAAAGGAATTTCGTGGAGGGAGAGTGGAATTGGTGGAGATATGGCTGCAAGTAATGGGGGGGCTGTTAGGGTAGTTCCTCTTGCTCTTCTTTATAAGGATGATTTTAATAAGTTAAAGGAAAAAGTTAAGCTTGCTGTTGAAATAACTCATAAAAATATAGAAGCTATAAAGGGAGCCCAAGCTATAGCTTATGCTATAGCTCGTGCATCTAGTGGAACTCTTAATCCTGATACGTTCCTAATGGAAGTTGCGGATTATGTGGGTAATTCTGAAATTGCAAATAAGCTTAAGAAGGCTCATAGCTACTTGCAAGAGGACTTTCCTCCTATGGATGCTCTTCCTCTTCTGGGGACAAGCGTATATGTAGTTGAAAGCGTTCCAAGTGCGCTTTATTGTTTCGCGTTTTCACCAGATAGTTTTCTTGGAAGTGTGGTTAATGCTGTTATGGCTGGTGGAGATACTGATACTATAGCAGCATTAACCGGCGCTATAAGTGGAGCTTTTAATGGGGCTGGGGCTATTCCTGAAAACTGGCTAAACGGGTTAGAGAGAAGGGATTATATAACTTCTCTTGGTGAGAGATTATATGAGCTTTGGGAGAGAAAAAAGGAGAGGTAG
- a CDS encoding asparaginase — MTTGGTISMDESGNSGLMPRLKGADLVSKLPVLPSNVSEIEVKEWKLLPSGYLTTRDVMELVRLIRELSKSYDGIVVTHGTDALEETSYMVDLLYGGAVPVVFTGAMYPLSFPGSDALRNLYNAIKVASCFDAIGQGVLVVMNDEIHAASEVIKLKSFGIDAFSSFPYGFLGSLTPNGVEFRRKLLKREFYEIDEVEERVALIKVCFSMDPDIIDLLISANYKGIVLEGMGVGNVPPSLVPFLEKALENGLFIVLASRCPGSDVIPIYGYSGGSLDLVKRGIIPAGKLNGLKARVKLMVLLGVTRDIDELRERFS, encoded by the coding sequence ATAACTACAGGTGGGACTATTTCAATGGATGAGTCTGGAAACAGTGGGCTGATGCCTCGCCTTAAAGGTGCGGATCTTGTTAGCAAGCTACCTGTTCTTCCTTCAAATGTTTCGGAGATAGAAGTTAAGGAGTGGAAGTTGCTTCCATCAGGTTATTTAACTACAAGGGATGTAATGGAATTGGTTCGTTTAATAAGAGAGCTTTCAAAGAGCTATGATGGTATAGTTGTGACCCATGGGACTGATGCCCTTGAGGAAACATCTTATATGGTGGATCTTCTTTACGGTGGTGCTGTTCCTGTGGTTTTTACTGGGGCGATGTATCCTTTAAGCTTTCCTGGTAGCGATGCTTTAAGGAACCTATATAACGCTATAAAAGTTGCTTCTTGCTTTGATGCTATAGGACAAGGCGTTTTGGTGGTCATGAATGATGAAATTCATGCTGCTTCTGAAGTTATAAAGCTAAAATCTTTCGGAATAGACGCCTTTTCTTCTTTCCCTTACGGCTTTTTAGGAAGTTTAACACCTAATGGAGTAGAGTTTAGAAGAAAGCTTCTTAAGAGGGAATTTTATGAGATTGATGAAGTAGAAGAAAGGGTTGCTTTGATAAAGGTTTGCTTCTCTATGGATCCAGATATTATAGATCTTTTAATTTCCGCCAATTATAAAGGGATAGTTTTAGAAGGTATGGGAGTGGGTAATGTTCCTCCTTCTTTGGTTCCATTTTTAGAGAAAGCCTTAGAGAATGGTCTTTTTATAGTTCTTGCAAGTAGGTGCCCAGGTTCTGATGTAATTCCGATATATGGATATAGTGGTGGTAGCTTGGATCTTGTCAAGAGAGGCATCATACCGGCTGGGAAGCTTAATGGGTTGAAAGCAAGGGTTAAGTTGATGGTTCTTTTGGGAGTAACTAGAGATATCGATGAGTTAAGGGAAAGGTTCTCCTAA
- a CDS encoding aspartate aminotransferase family protein has translation MNTVEKYREYVNTSMVKAIEPVVIERAKGAIIYDESGKEYIDCFAGIAVVNAGHCNDEVVKAAKEQIEKLIHACTYVYYIKPVADLAEKLAQITPGKLKKTFFSNSGAEANEAAMRASKQFTGKYEFIALQYSFHGRTVGTLSITGNMGRKRNGGPYLSGTTFSPAPYCYRCSFGLSYPSCDLRCAKFLEDVIRFNTSGSVAAFFAEPLLGEGGIIVPPTEYFKEVKSILDKYGILFIVDEVQSGFGRTGKMFAIEHYGVEPDGMTLAKGIADGFPLGAFIAKEELANAFRPGDHLSTFGGNPVSCAAALANIEFMLREDLPKQVEEKGNWFLGKLAELKELFKLIGDIRGKGLMIGIELVKGKDKAPASEEAEALRRLCRERGLLVGVGGVYGNVIRIQPPLIISRDELEKAYEILKESLGLLSRE, from the coding sequence ATGAATACGGTAGAGAAGTATAGAGAATATGTAAATACGAGTATGGTTAAAGCTATAGAACCTGTAGTTATAGAAAGAGCTAAAGGTGCAATAATTTATGATGAAAGTGGAAAGGAGTATATTGACTGCTTCGCTGGTATAGCTGTTGTTAATGCAGGCCATTGTAATGATGAAGTTGTAAAAGCGGCCAAAGAGCAAATAGAAAAGTTAATACATGCCTGTACTTATGTTTACTATATAAAGCCTGTGGCTGATCTAGCCGAGAAGCTTGCTCAAATTACACCTGGTAAGTTAAAGAAAACCTTCTTCTCTAATAGTGGAGCGGAAGCAAATGAGGCTGCGATGAGAGCATCTAAGCAATTTACAGGTAAGTATGAGTTTATTGCCCTTCAGTATTCTTTCCATGGAAGAACTGTTGGGACCTTAAGCATAACTGGTAATATGGGGAGAAAAAGAAATGGTGGGCCATATCTTTCTGGAACAACTTTTTCGCCTGCGCCTTACTGTTATCGATGTTCCTTTGGCTTAAGCTATCCTAGTTGTGATTTGAGATGTGCTAAGTTCCTTGAAGATGTGATTAGATTTAATACGAGTGGAAGCGTTGCTGCATTTTTTGCCGAACCTCTCCTAGGTGAAGGGGGTATTATAGTTCCTCCAACTGAGTATTTTAAAGAAGTAAAGTCTATACTTGACAAGTATGGGATACTCTTTATAGTTGATGAAGTTCAAAGCGGCTTTGGTAGAACTGGTAAGATGTTTGCCATAGAGCATTATGGTGTTGAACCTGATGGTATGACTCTGGCTAAGGGAATTGCTGATGGTTTTCCTCTGGGGGCATTTATAGCTAAAGAGGAGCTTGCAAATGCTTTTAGACCTGGTGATCACTTGAGTACCTTCGGAGGAAATCCTGTTTCATGTGCAGCTGCCTTAGCAAATATTGAATTTATGCTTCGCGAGGATCTTCCTAAGCAAGTTGAGGAAAAAGGTAACTGGTTTTTAGGTAAGCTTGCGGAGCTTAAAGAGCTATTTAAACTTATAGGTGACATAAGAGGTAAAGGGTTAATGATAGGGATAGAGCTTGTTAAGGGTAAGGATAAAGCTCCCGCTTCTGAAGAAGCTGAAGCTCTTAGGAGGCTTTGTAGGGAGAGGGGGCTTCTTGTTGGGGTTGGGGGTGTTTATGGAAACGTTATAAGAATTCAACCACCTCTTATTATATCGAGGGATGAGCTTGAAAAAGCCTATGAGATACTTAAGGAAAGCCTTGGGTTGCTGAGTAGGGAATAG
- a CDS encoding M20 family metallopeptidase, whose product MDNEEKKILSFIKEEELISLTQELIRISSVYDPSDENANEERVAKFLYERLKGIGFDVYIEEVAPKRPNVVAILRGASGGKTILLEGHTDVVTPGDVNRWKCHPFSGEIVDGKIYGRGSCDTKGNLAAAIIAAKALKDSEIKFSGKVILCIPVDEEGLMIGIKDFIKRGWADDVDGAIICEPVDNQICLDIKGALRVILRVKGKMAHGCMPYAGINPNIGMAKAILKIRDLEAEEKERLKAHEYLGYPSITPTVVMSPSNGKGQLNVIPEDCLIGYDIRTIPGQDDIDLIERIKACLDSIKLEITDFNYELEVLERRPCVSTPKDDPIVKAVHRAYRKVKGKEPIYNGVPGATDGTFLRAWKNIPVVVIGAGEREIPHQVDEYVIIEDLLDTAKIYALSILDFLREGEG is encoded by the coding sequence CTGGACAATGAGGAAAAAAAGATATTAAGCTTTATAAAAGAGGAAGAGTTAATATCCTTAACTCAAGAGCTTATAAGGATTTCAAGCGTTTATGATCCTTCTGATGAGAATGCTAATGAAGAAAGAGTGGCTAAATTTTTGTATGAAAGGCTTAAAGGTATAGGTTTTGATGTTTATATAGAGGAAGTTGCCCCTAAGAGGCCTAATGTGGTTGCCATTCTTAGGGGCGCTTCAGGGGGCAAGACTATTCTTCTTGAGGGACATACTGATGTAGTTACTCCAGGTGATGTAAATAGATGGAAATGCCATCCTTTTAGTGGAGAAATAGTTGATGGGAAGATCTATGGTAGGGGTTCGTGCGATACAAAAGGGAATTTAGCTGCAGCTATAATTGCTGCTAAAGCTTTGAAGGACTCTGAAATAAAATTCTCAGGGAAGGTTATACTATGCATTCCGGTGGATGAGGAAGGCCTTATGATTGGGATAAAGGATTTTATAAAGCGCGGTTGGGCCGATGATGTAGATGGTGCTATAATTTGTGAACCTGTTGATAATCAAATTTGCCTGGATATAAAAGGAGCTTTAAGGGTTATTCTTAGAGTTAAGGGGAAAATGGCTCATGGTTGTATGCCTTATGCTGGTATAAATCCAAATATAGGTATGGCTAAAGCAATCTTGAAGATTAGAGATCTTGAAGCAGAGGAGAAGGAAAGACTGAAGGCTCATGAGTATCTTGGTTATCCGAGTATAACGCCTACGGTTGTTATGTCCCCTTCTAATGGTAAAGGTCAGCTTAATGTTATACCTGAGGATTGTTTGATAGGATATGATATAAGGACTATTCCGGGGCAGGATGATATTGATTTAATAGAGAGAATCAAAGCTTGCTTAGATAGTATAAAACTTGAGATTACGGATTTTAATTATGAGCTTGAGGTTTTAGAGAGAAGACCTTGCGTCAGTACCCCTAAGGATGATCCCATAGTTAAGGCAGTTCATAGAGCTTACCGAAAGGTTAAGGGGAAAGAGCCTATTTATAACGGTGTTCCTGGAGCTACCGATGGGACTTTCTTAAGGGCTTGGAAAAACATCCCTGTAGTAGTGATAGGAGCGGGAGAAAGGGAGATTCCTCATCAGGTGGATGAGTATGTTATTATAGAAGACCTTCTTGATACAGCTAAGATATATGCTTTAAGCATATTGGATTTTTTAAGGGAGGGAGAGGGATAG
- the panF gene encoding sodium/pantothenate symporter, whose product MNLTREVLIQIWIPLIAYLVVVLYIGFYSTKKLKEEKDFLSEYFLGKANFSGFVVAMTLVATYVSASSYLGGPGTAYSQGLGWVLLAMTQLPAAFVTLGILGKRFAIISRRVKAVTLIDVLRERYDNNPVLVWLASLSAVIFLMVAVVAQFVGGAKLFQTLTGLPYVWGLFLFGLVVLLYVTYGGFRAVVLTDVLQGIVMFIGIAILMVMAFNRAGGAFNAMQALSKINPEMLTPFGVKNFITVPWISSFWILVCIGIIGLPQNALRAMAYKDSRSMHVAMVVGTFVLGFLMLSLHLTGVIARVIIPEIPKGLGSDAVIPLLALNLLPPWLAGLLLAAPLAAIMSTVDSQLILVSSAIVKDLYLNYINPEVDPKKISRLSMVITALVSFIVILFAIKPPSLIIWINLYAFGGLEATFFWLIILGLYWKRANAPGAIASIIVGVMSFILLSQYWKRPFGTHPIVLTLLLGLLAFVFVSILTRPPKEETIRKFWE is encoded by the coding sequence GTGAATCTTACAAGGGAGGTTTTAATTCAGATATGGATACCTCTTATAGCTTATCTTGTGGTAGTTCTATACATAGGTTTTTATAGTACTAAGAAGCTGAAGGAAGAAAAGGATTTTTTAAGTGAATACTTTTTAGGTAAAGCTAACTTTAGTGGCTTTGTTGTTGCGATGACCTTAGTTGCAACTTATGTAAGTGCCTCGAGTTACTTGGGAGGTCCTGGAACAGCTTACTCTCAAGGGCTTGGATGGGTTTTGCTTGCTATGACTCAGCTTCCTGCTGCCTTTGTCACATTAGGAATTTTAGGCAAAAGGTTTGCGATAATATCGAGAAGAGTGAAAGCTGTAACGCTTATAGATGTTTTGAGGGAAAGGTATGATAATAATCCAGTTTTAGTTTGGTTGGCATCTTTAAGTGCGGTTATCTTTCTTATGGTTGCTGTTGTGGCACAGTTTGTAGGAGGAGCAAAGCTTTTTCAAACTCTAACTGGTTTACCTTATGTATGGGGGCTTTTTCTTTTTGGTCTTGTAGTCTTGCTTTATGTTACGTACGGTGGCTTTAGGGCTGTAGTTTTAACTGATGTTCTCCAGGGAATAGTTATGTTTATTGGAATAGCTATTTTAATGGTTATGGCCTTTAATAGGGCAGGTGGAGCCTTTAATGCTATGCAAGCGCTTTCTAAGATTAACCCAGAGATGTTAACCCCCTTCGGGGTTAAAAACTTTATTACAGTTCCTTGGATATCCTCTTTCTGGATACTGGTCTGCATAGGTATAATAGGTTTGCCACAGAATGCTTTAAGAGCCATGGCTTATAAAGATTCAAGATCGATGCATGTGGCAATGGTTGTAGGAACATTTGTTTTGGGCTTTCTGATGCTTTCGCTTCATCTTACAGGGGTTATTGCAAGGGTTATAATTCCTGAAATACCTAAGGGGCTTGGTAGCGATGCAGTTATTCCCCTTCTTGCTCTTAATCTCCTTCCTCCATGGTTGGCAGGTCTTCTTTTAGCTGCGCCTCTTGCTGCCATAATGTCTACCGTTGACTCCCAGCTTATTCTTGTGTCAAGCGCTATAGTTAAAGATCTTTACCTTAACTATATAAATCCTGAAGTTGATCCGAAGAAGATCTCTAGGCTTAGCATGGTTATAACGGCTTTAGTTAGCTTTATTGTTATTCTCTTTGCTATAAAACCTCCTTCTTTAATAATTTGGATAAATCTTTATGCTTTTGGAGGGCTTGAGGCAACTTTCTTCTGGTTAATAATATTGGGCCTTTACTGGAAGAGAGCTAATGCTCCTGGTGCTATAGCTTCTATAATTGTTGGAGTCATGAGTTTCATTCTTTTGAGCCAGTATTGGAAAAGACCTTTTGGGACTCATCCTATAGTTTTAACGCTTCTACTCGGGCTTTTAGCTTTTGTTTTTGTTTCTATTTTGACAAGGCCTCCAAAAGAGGAAACTATAAGAAAGTTCTGGGAGTGA
- a CDS encoding YhdT family protein, giving the protein MTGSGFREDPRRSQMRKETIVVLVLFIANILWWFLFAYGLGSKSPKDYSYVMGFPAWFFWSCIASFIIFSVLVALVIPLFFKEIPLEPEEKGGVKK; this is encoded by the coding sequence ATGACGGGAAGCGGTTTTAGGGAAGATCCTCGACGTTCTCAAATGCGGAAAGAAACGATAGTAGTTCTTGTGCTTTTCATAGCCAACATTTTATGGTGGTTTCTTTTTGCCTACGGTTTGGGTTCAAAGTCCCCTAAGGATTATTCTTATGTTATGGGTTTTCCTGCCTGGTTTTTCTGGAGCTGTATAGCGAGCTTTATAATATTCAGTGTCTTAGTAGCGCTTGTTATTCCTTTATTTTTCAAAGAAATTCCTCTCGAGCCTGAGGAGAAAGGAGGTGTTAAGAAGTGA